Within the Tachysurus fulvidraco isolate hzauxx_2018 chromosome 3, HZAU_PFXX_2.0, whole genome shotgun sequence genome, the region GTGTTATTGATTATTCCACTGTAAATCCaaataagaatcagaatcagatttattggccaagtgtgttgacacacacaaggaatttggctccagcagtttgtgactctcaaaagtacaaacattaaattttgttcatttgtcaTTTGAAgtgacattcatttattcattcattcattcattcagatatCTCAttctaattatttcatttattcattcgttcgttcttTCATTTGTGTATAGTAAGTATTAGAATGAGATATCTATATTTAAACACAGCCATTGACgagctactttttttttacatttacattcttcATTTAACACTGATCAAGACTttttttcgaaaacaaataCTACATATTTTAAGGCTTTTTAGCATTGCGCCATTATTCCACGCATTACGGGTGACGTAGTGACATATGCAATACAGGCGTGCATGCGCGAGATATGCGCTGCTGACGTGTAGGTAAGGAAGTATGCACATAGCGATGTTTTCTTTGTTGTATTATTCTTATTTGCGATGTGATGCTTGTATTTTGTAACCAGTTTGTTTATAGAAGATAGTGGAAGTTGTGAATAGCATGTCGGACGAAAAGAAATGCAGTGCTTCTGTTTCGAACTAGGCATTAGCAATTAGCTTGTGCTATGTTAGCTAGCACACAGTTATTTTTCTCATTAATGCAAACCATTTGTATCCAAGACATGTTAAATGTCCATCTATGGCCTTGCAACTCAAGTATGGGCTGCAAGTAGAAGTCAGAGACTAATCACTGGTTGCTGCCTAAATCAAACAAGCCTCTATAAACACCCATTTAtctctatgtatgtatgtatggatggatggatgtatgtgtgtgtatatactatatgtatgtacatgataGATGATATTAGGTTCTGCAGACAAGAAGCATAAAAACTTGTTTTGCAAGTTCATACGTTAGTTAGTTCATTTTTAGTAACCACTTCATGAGATACCAGCCCATCACtgggcaccacacacacacacacacacacacacacacatccacatccacCTCTAGTGGATTATATAGAACAGTTTATCTACTAGCACGGTTTTGGGAGGTAGACATGGGGAGACTGTTTGGTAAACATAGTTTTTTGGACCAGACTGCGGATGCTTAAAGTGTGATCCAGGAATACTATTCTGTGCACCACCTCCTCACCCCAGATATATAATGACCATGATAATAACATACAGACAATTGGATGAATGAAACTATTATAtgtaataaagcagaaaaaagtaATACTGCAGATTTAGAATGTTATTCTCCACCATCTGTTTTGGTACAGTACTTTGCATTTTTCTTAGCTTTCCTGTGATTACAGGATTACAGATCATCATGGGGAAAAGAAAAGTGCCAGATTTGTATCGTGCCCCTTTCCCCCTCTACACTGTTAAAATTGATCCTAAAACTGGACTCATCATTACTGCTGGAGGGGGTGGAGCTTCCAGGACCGGCATTAAGAATGCAGTGGTGAGtgtctgcattatttatttatattgtttacaaTGATAATAATTGCTCCTAAAAACTGTAGTTTTTTTAAAGTCAATGTCTTCGTACAAGACATTTGCATTAACGTATTTATCACAATGCAGTAGTTTTTGAGATAAATAAGATGACTGAGGTGTAGCAAAATTTAGCAGACCGAAGAGCAAAAGCACAGCtcacttgtatttaaatgtgtatgcaACATTGCATTAATAAATCTGGTGAGACTTTGTTTGTGACAAAGTGGAAGACTAACTATTCCCATAGcataaaagcatgaaaacaACCACCAGTGCTGAGTAGAGAGAGTTAGAGTGGTAGCATGTGGTGATACAATCTGTAATTGGAAATGTATTGTTTGAAAATCTTTTGATGTCATATAATATTCATGATCTGCTTTTAAATATTCTCCACAGCAATTCCTTGGTTTAGAGCTAGTGGGAAACCTACCCAGTGCCACTCTGGTGCACTCTCATGACACAGGATCAAGTGCCACCATGAACATGGCACTGGGAGGAGATATGATTGCTGCTGGACAAGATGACAACTGCATTGTGATGCGCTTCAAGCAGAAAGAGCCTAAAGAAGGACAATCAGCTGCTCTAAAAGACGGTTTGTAGAAGGTTTCTGCACTGCACTGTgcttgctatttttttttttttatctttgaatGCTAATTAAAGGAGTAGTCCTAACAGTGGACATTTATTGTTTTGGCAGGATCTGGGGAGCAGGGAAGTGCCAGGAGGAGAGGAGCGAAAAGCCAgagtggtggtggtagtggtggtggtggtggtgttccCCAGACAAAGGACAAGTCAGTGCAAATATTAGTGGACAAAGTTGGAGTGGTGCAGTCAGACTTCAGCCCTCAGGACCCGCTCCAGAAGTGTGTGCGCTTCAGCTCTGACCTGAAGCTGCTTCTTACAGGAGGAGCTGATGGATATGTGAAAGCGTGGGAGGTGAGCTTTGCCTAACAAAACCCAGAGTCACTTGAGCTGATTGCTGCTTATTAACATGTCATTTATTCCCTTCTTAGTTTCCCTCCTTGAAAGAGAAGTTGAACTTCAAAGCTCACCAAGATGAAATAGAAGATATAGACATCAGCCCTGATAACAAGGTACTGATATGATAATAAAGTTCATATATGCACATGGAGTGTAATTCATAAATGATGGTTTCATAGTTGGTTTGTCACAAACAGTAGCAATGATACCTCTGTGTTTGGTTCAGCGCATTGTGACAGCAGGGAGAGATTTTGCATGCAGCGTATGGAGTGATGATCAGCTCATGCTCGGTTTACGATGGCATGACCACATGCCCCACATTACAGAGAAGATGTATCGCTACCAGTCCTGTCGGTAAGTTACtctattttatttgtgaatAAGCTTTATTACAAGCATTAAATGAAAAATCCACCCTGAATCAtgtgaatattattttttataactagCATGTGGTCTTTAATGGTGTCcaaaatgtaataatgaaaATCTGAGTTGATTTCTTTCATTGGCATGTTGGTCTATTTTCACTGGTTAATGGACATCTCTAACTAGCAAAGCCGAATTTGTGACATAACTCCATATAGCTAAATTCTGTAACTTTCATGTCCAGTGTTTGGTTTTTACTACTTATAGgttatatttcttattaatatGGCATTAAACATAGCTGAAGAACAGTGACacaaaaataaggaaaatatGGCATCCACCAGTAAATTAGCATCAGAATcaataaacacaccacaaacatttcagtataattatatttcagttgtttcagggTGGAGTTGATAATACTACAAGAAAACATTTTCCTGTTGGTCATGGTGATCATTTTTAGGTTTGCTAAGGTCGAGGACCAAAAAGATGCGTTAAGACTGTACACGGTCCAGATTCCTCACAAACGGGAGCGTAAACCACAACCTTGCTACCTCACAAAATGGGATGGCCGGAGCTTCTTGCCTTTGCTAACTAAACCATGTGGCAATGAAGTGATATCCTGTTTGAGTGTTAGGTGAGGATTTAGtgattttcttctttatttgacactgttgctgttgttttctgATGTTTCGTCAACTGATTGTGTTTTCTGATTCAGTGACTCTGGAACTTTTCTTGGTCTCGGTACAGTCACAGGATCGGTATCCATCTATATCGCATTCTCACTGCAGGTAGCTACACATGGATGTGCTTATTAACCCATCATTAGTAATTATTAATAGTATtgtttgttcattaataaagaatgtttttttttccttccattttTATCTCCTGCAGAATCTGTACTACGTAAAGGAATCCCACGGCATTGTGGTAACAGACCTAGCGTTCCTGCCTGATGCCCCCAAAAGCAAACCTGTAAAGGGAAATAATGAAGTAGCCATGATTAGTGTGGCTGTAGACAGTCGCTGTCAGATGCATACCATGGCCAACCGGAGTAAGTATACTTTAGTCACAGCTCAGTTCACATGTAAATGCACAGAATTCAAAGCAAATATAACTTCAGATCATTGTTTTACagtatatggaaaaaaaattttttagcaGATTAAATTGTTTCATGAAGTAGTCATTCTGGCTGAAATGGGAGTTATTGTGTATTGTCAATCTTTTGACTTTAGGAAATAAACTGAACCTTCATTAAATACCTCCGTGTAGCTGAATGAGAACTACTCTTAGAAAACCTCTATAAAATGATACGATGGaatagtttaaaaaatgaaaaataaaatgagatacaTTTTGTGAATTTCTGTTGTTAATACCTGAGGTATTAgctaaacaataaaatgtacacaGTGTTTCTATACACAATATATCTATAGAAAATGTGTCAAAAGTAACatcaaaagtaaaatatttggATCTAATTTTCAACCTGGCACTTTATCAGGTGTTTATGTGTCTAAATTGTATTGCTTTGTTTTATgcttgagtgagagagactgaggagTATACAGCTGACTATGAAACACACTCCATACTACCCAAAGTACACTGAAGACTAGTCAGATTATATATGCATCTTATAAGAGCCTGTTCTTATTTTCGTAGCCTGGGCAAGAAACAtacttttaatgcatttttacttATTGTTGAATCCAAATCATGAAATTTGCTGTAAATTATTCAAGGCTTAATTGAATTGTGTTCATTAATTTAAAcggaaatgtaaatattttattgaataaCTTTTAATTCCACTATTGAATAATAGATGTTTGGAGTATAAACTTAATTTATCCATTGCTTTAATTAGCAGACAATAAGTTCcccagtgttaataataaacagtgccttattatatactttattatataGCTCATTACATATAGTTTAAATAGGTTTAGCTCTGATGAATGTAATTGAACTTAGAACTGGTGTGCGTCTTGTGTAAGCAGAGCACAACACTACACCTGACCTGACCTTCATATTTTGGCCCCACACTGCTCTTTATTTGCCGTTGGCTGGTCATTTTTGAAGAGCAGAGAGGGGTTGTTAGATGCAGAAACCTTTTGTGAGTGGAATGTATAGGTAATAAACTCTTCAGACCTGGTCTCTactcagattattattattattatgtccgGTCCTGTTCTAAATACTTGTTCCTATATTTGTTTGGGGTAGTCAATGGGTATCAGTAACATGTCTTGCTAGAACATGGCCGATTCGGTGTTGTGTTGAACTTGAACAGCCTCAGTACCTGACACACATTATACTTCTCCGTATGTGCAACCTATTGATAACAATAGCACTGTTAAAGGTGTATGTGACCAAAGTAAGTGTATTTTAAGTCTTTCCATAGTCTATATGAGGCTGCTAAAGACTGACCATTTGTTTTTTGTCTCCACTGTATCCAGGATCTGTCCCGATATGGCTGGTGTTGTTCCTGTGTCTTGCACTGCTTGTGGGTGTCGTCCTGCTCCTGCAGCATTTCTTCCCAGCGTTCATTTAAAGACGTGGTCAAACACAGCATACTTTCTGATATTGGAAAAGCATTTTAACTGAAGAATCATCTCAGGAGCTTTCATTTATGATCTTAGTAGATAGGAATGAtgaactgtttgtttttttttactttgtaatgGAGCCATttttgtctgtctatgtgtcatATCTGCAGTCACCTTTTCATTGCTAATACCTGCACATAGAACAGATTGAACAGTAAGAGGAAATGGACCTTTGTAACAGCTTCATGGACCTCATGAAGGTCTCAATATAATGAAGGTCTCAACATCTGTGactaatgtaatatatgtagaAAGACATATTtagatcattttaattatttaagctAGTTGGAACTATAGAATTATGAAAAAACTAAATCTGGCAGGTGCCTTTATCATGCTTATAATGCTGTTTAACCATTCTACAGTTTGTGCACAATTAATGGAATGTTATTTGTGGCAGACAATTACAGTTTACAATGGggtataataaaaatacaagcaattcatatttattttgaaatgagtTAAGGTGCTACCTAAGCAATTTTATGACATGTTCATAGCCCcagtaattattaaaaatatttgtagaatattttatattttttaatcatttctgttAACTTTTCCATAATTggcataaaaattaaataaaaaaaattatgtagcAACTCATTATTTACTCATACATTTCATGAATGAACTTAATAGCTCTAGGATTTCTTCTGTTCaggattttctgttttttttgtttcacatGAGAACTTTTCTGAgccttttcttgtttttgtttaatttatatatagaaAATTTGCATTCCTCCACTAGAGGACACTATGTCTTCATTTAGAGGCCACATTGAGTTGAGTTGTATATTGTAAAAGATGAAATAAATGTTCCTTATCTGTTCTTTTCACTCACTTGCCACTTCCAGAAACCCGACTAAGCTTGCTAACGTAATTAGCAACACAGAGAATAATCAGGTAGAACACCTTTATTTCATGTAACACAAAAGATGCAATGTTACTATGAGTTACTTGGATCCAGAAGCAAAGCAGTTTATCTCTCATTGTTATCTCTTTACTGCAacgatcattttaaaaataaattagaaatgtaGATGCACATAACATTTCACAATCTTGCTAACATGTATTACGCATTTAGTGTTTGACCAACACATGATTCAGCAGCAGTACACTGCAGAtcatttagagatgccagtcagcctacaccacatgtctttggactgtggTGTCCAAAGGAGGTGTGAGGCATATGTTCTAATTAACTTAATAAGAACATATGTTCTTATTAAACTTAGTAATGCCATTAACCTTTTCAATTTAGCAATAAATTATAAGCTGCCTGTGACTAAGGTGAACAGTTAAAACATAGCTTAGTTATTTCTCAGCTTGAACTGGCTAATTGAATCAGGTGTATATGATGAGCAGGAAGTTTGTGTAGGACTCTAGGACTTCAGAATTGTTTTTGAAACCTATTCAAAAGATGTCATTTAACAATGACCTACTTGAAAATTATGATAAAACCTTTTCTCTAACTGCATTGAACAGGCTTCAATAGCTGTGTTTATTCATACTTGTTTTCCATTTCTATAAGTCTGCTTTGATCCTTCAGGGCCACAGAActgatgaatattaatgaagtGTCTCAGTAAAGGACAGGACTACCGCGCCAAAATCCACAAATGTTCGATCCAACAGGAACTCGGTCTGATAACGTCTGTCTTTGTGAGTGGAAAGCAGTCAGAGCAGCTGTGCCTTCACACAGGGCAGATGAGAGAAAATTATTCATCCATTTTGGGCAAAAGATATCCTCATAATAGCCATAATTTACAATGTGCagactttttttcttgttgtgaGAAATTTTCCAGAATCAGGAGTTCTTTTCAAGTTATCCTTGACTATAAGCACTCAACTGAACATTGAGTACATTCTTTCCAGTGTGAGAAGTGAGAaggacaaaacatctaattcacTAGTGATTGCCTTCTTTGTAAAAACTTTGTATATGTAGCCAAGTAAGTGCTGCTTCCAaatcttaaaatgaataaaccaCCATTTACAAGCTAGCAATTAAATGCACAATCCTGTATAAAGTAGTCTTTACAGCATTCAACACTTTTACCTTAACAAATCTTAATTTGTTCTGTCTAGTTAAACACTTTGCCAAACCTTTTACTAGGCTTAATGGCCTTTAAGTGCATGTCCCctgtcacccccccccccccccccaaaaccTGACACTTGTCCAAGTAGATGGGGTGTTTATGTTGGTCACCTACAGTTCCTCTCACTCCTTTTTATTACTACAGGCACAAGAAGGCTTTTTAAAGAATGCCATGTTGCTAAGATAGGCTGAAAAACCTGTCCTAACCTGGACTGAATTCTATCATTACCAAAGAGGCCATGACCTAACCCACATTGCATAGTACTCAAAAGGTGTGTAattttgagatcaaaagatgaatgATGTGAAGATCAGCATTAAAGCTTTCATTCctcctgatatttacatataGATGTGTTAAAGAACTAAGAACTTTGAAGCTTTTGTTTTGAACTTATTCTTTAAATTATTGAAACATGCATTGCCCAGGAATGCCATGTTAGACTGAATGATTAAACAATTAATAGCTCTCACTGTCTTCTCGTTTTTAAGCTTTAGGTTTCACCAGTGAAgattgcatttgttgttaaaaatggaTAAACAACCACAAAACCAGAGGGCTGTCTATGGAAACAAGCAAGACATTttgaaactgaaaaaaagacagattttgATACCACTGGTTTACTAGAACATGTCAGCCAAGAAACCAGCAGTAGCTGATGAGAGAACCAGTGTGAGAGCTCTGaagaaaacccccaaaacatcagtcagtgacatcacaaACACCTCCACAGGGTAAAGGTGAAGATATCACAATCCAATGTTTGAAGAAGTCTTTGAGGTCAGAAATATAGAGACCATACCACAAGATGCAAACCACTCATCAGCAGTAAGGATCAGGAGGTCAGATTGGAATTGGTAAAGAAATGCTGAGATGAGCCACAAAAGTTCTTGAATCAAGATTAACCTTTACCAAAGTGATGAAAAGAcaaagtgtggagaaagaaaggatctgctcatgatACAAAACATACGTGCTTGTCGGTCATGGTGGAGGTAATGTAATTTCTTGGGCTTGCATGGCCGCTTCTGGAACAGATCTGTTCTGGCAGCTAGGTGATAGAATGAACTTCCCTTAGATGTTCCAACAGCTGAGTCACCTCTTAGTAAAGTGCTTAAACTAGCACAAAATATTGTCTGTGTGCATTTCTTGTTGTATTACCTCTCAACAAAGTTTTGAttgatggtattcttagtctgtgacctagtgaaccagtttcaatgtattcattgatagagactaaaaagcacttctgtaagtttCTCCGAATAAGGGCATTTGACAACTGTCGTAAACGTAAATGTAACTCATGATGGCATGatcagaatgaattcagaagtctATAAAAACATTCTGTCTGTCAATTTATAGAGAAATGGATCCAATCTAGTTGGGTGgaacttcatcatgcagcaagacaatggccaagtcaatcacatTTCCTTAATCCAATTGCATGAATTTCTCTTCCTGAAGAAATGTTGAACTGAGAAATGCTTCAAATCAAACAACTAATGATGTTATTGTACAAGACTGaaaaaaagcatcacaaaagatGAATGCAACAGTTTGCTGTTATCAGTGGGTCACTGGCTTGAAGGATATGCAACCAAATAactattttttactttaatgtacTTTTAAgcctgtttctatacttttacCTACATGCTAATTGGATGGTCTACGAAAAACGTGTTACACTCTATTTTGTTAGCACATCTAGACGTAAATGTCACACGAAAGCTGAAACTCTATCATATATTCATCTTTTGAACACAAACCGAAACGTCTTCActttcaacaaaaacaaaagaattgccCTCTTTGTACAATATAACGAAGTACATAACCCTGTTAATAccagaaacatttcttttaaaaccaTATGAAAAGTCACTTTTTAatctaaaatgtattaaaaagtcTGAGTGACAAGCAGTGAACACTGGTTGTAATTTACCACATAAACTTTAACCAACTAACCTTGACCACATTGACATGTGATACTATGTTGGTACCAGGAGTATCAAGTTAGGAAGAATCAACTGAGATGAGATTTACTGTGCCTTTGGCAGTGCAACATTagcttaaatattatttttacacaaagcAATAGATGAGAGAAATTACTATAAGTAGACAGTAAAAATGTAGCAAATATATACAGA harbors:
- the preb gene encoding prolactin regulatory element-binding protein, which translates into the protein MGKRKVPDLYRAPFPLYTVKIDPKTGLIITAGGGGASRTGIKNAVQFLGLELVGNLPSATLVHSHDTGSSATMNMALGGDMIAAGQDDNCIVMRFKQKEPKEGQSAALKDGSGEQGSARRRGAKSQSGGGSGGGGGVPQTKDKSVQILVDKVGVVQSDFSPQDPLQKCVRFSSDLKLLLTGGADGYVKAWEFPSLKEKLNFKAHQDEIEDIDISPDNKRIVTAGRDFACSVWSDDQLMLGLRWHDHMPHITEKMYRYQSCRFAKVEDQKDALRLYTVQIPHKRERKPQPCYLTKWDGRSFLPLLTKPCGNEVISCLSVSDSGTFLGLGTVTGSVSIYIAFSLQNLYYVKESHGIVVTDLAFLPDAPKSKPVKGNNEVAMISVAVDSRCQMHTMANRRSVPIWLVLFLCLALLVGVVLLLQHFFPAFI